In a genomic window of Phragmites australis chromosome 14, lpPhrAust1.1, whole genome shotgun sequence:
- the LOC133889983 gene encoding chromatin remodeling protein SHL-like isoform X3 — translation MRASDASKPPYVARVEAIEAAGSRGTNVRVRVRWYYRPEESIGGRRPFHGSKEVFLSDHYDVQSADTIEGKCNVHSFRSYTKLDSVNAEDFFCRFEYKSATGSFVPDRIAVFCKCEMPYNPDDLMIQCEECSDWFHPACIGMTIKEAKKLEHFFCQSCTAENGKMTENSHEATAQSEEKQVESKRRRR, via the exons ATGAGGGCGTCTGATGCATCAAAGCCACCATATGTGGCAAGAGTTGAGGCAATTGAGGCAGCAGGATCTCGAGGCACAAATGTGAGAGTACGGGTGCGGTGGTATTATCGACCAGAGGAATCCATTGGTGGGAGGAGACCTTTTCATGGTTCCAAGGAGGTGTTTCTCTCTGACCACTATGATGTACAGAGTGCTGACACCATTGAGGGGAAGTGCAACGTCCACAGCTTCCGTAGCTATACAAAACTTGATTCTGTCAATGCTGAGGACTTCTTCTGCCGCTTTGAGTATAAATCAGCTACAGGAAGCTTCGTGCCCGACCGCATCGCTGT GTTTTGCAAGTGTGAGATGCCGTACAATCCTGATGACCTTATGATCCAATGCGAGGAATGTTCTGATTG GTTTCACCCTGCTTGCATTGGAATGACTATCAAAGAAGCAAAGAAACTTGAGCATTTTTTCTGCCAGAGCTGTACAGCTGAAAATGGAAAGATGACTGAGAATTCTCATGAAGCTACAGCACAATCAGAAGAAAAG CAGGTGGAGTCAAAACGACGGAGAAGGTGA
- the LOC133889983 gene encoding chromatin remodeling protein EBS-like isoform X1, producing MAKSRPPKRILEFYTIKGSDKIIKPGDCVLMRASDASKPPYVARVEAIEAAGSRGTNVRVRVRWYYRPEESIGGRRPFHGSKEVFLSDHYDVQSADTIEGKCNVHSFRSYTKLDSVNAEDFFCRFEYKSATGSFVPDRIAVFCKCEMPYNPDDLMIQCEECSDWFHPACIGMTIKEAKKLEHFFCQSCTAENGKMTENSHEATAQSEEKQVESKRRRR from the exons ATGGCGAAGTCGCGGCCGCCCAAGCGGATCCTCGAGTTCTACACCATCAAGGGATCCGACAAAATCATCAAGC CTGGGGATTGTGTGCTAATGAGGGCGTCTGATGCATCAAAGCCACCATATGTGGCAAGAGTTGAGGCAATTGAGGCAGCAGGATCTCGAGGCACAAATGTGAGAGTACGGGTGCGGTGGTATTATCGACCAGAGGAATCCATTGGTGGGAGGAGACCTTTTCATGGTTCCAAGGAGGTGTTTCTCTCTGACCACTATGATGTACAGAGTGCTGACACCATTGAGGGGAAGTGCAACGTCCACAGCTTCCGTAGCTATACAAAACTTGATTCTGTCAATGCTGAGGACTTCTTCTGCCGCTTTGAGTATAAATCAGCTACAGGAAGCTTCGTGCCCGACCGCATCGCTGT GTTTTGCAAGTGTGAGATGCCGTACAATCCTGATGACCTTATGATCCAATGCGAGGAATGTTCTGATTG GTTTCACCCTGCTTGCATTGGAATGACTATCAAAGAAGCAAAGAAACTTGAGCATTTTTTCTGCCAGAGCTGTACAGCTGAAAATGGAAAGATGACTGAGAATTCTCATGAAGCTACAGCACAATCAGAAGAAAAG CAGGTGGAGTCAAAACGACGGAGAAGGTGA
- the LOC133889983 gene encoding chromatin remodeling protein EBS-like isoform X2, whose translation MAKSRPPKRILEFYTIKGSDKIIKPGDCVLMRASDASKPPYVARVEAIEAAGSRGTNVRVRVRWYYRPEESIGGRRPFHGSKEVFLSDHYDVQSADTIEGKCNVHSFRSYTKLDSVNAEDFFCRFEYKSATGSFVPDRIAVFCKCEMPYNPDDLMIQCEECSDWFHPACIGMTIKEAKKLEHFFCQSCTAENGKMTENSHEATAQSEEKVESKRRRR comes from the exons ATGGCGAAGTCGCGGCCGCCCAAGCGGATCCTCGAGTTCTACACCATCAAGGGATCCGACAAAATCATCAAGC CTGGGGATTGTGTGCTAATGAGGGCGTCTGATGCATCAAAGCCACCATATGTGGCAAGAGTTGAGGCAATTGAGGCAGCAGGATCTCGAGGCACAAATGTGAGAGTACGGGTGCGGTGGTATTATCGACCAGAGGAATCCATTGGTGGGAGGAGACCTTTTCATGGTTCCAAGGAGGTGTTTCTCTCTGACCACTATGATGTACAGAGTGCTGACACCATTGAGGGGAAGTGCAACGTCCACAGCTTCCGTAGCTATACAAAACTTGATTCTGTCAATGCTGAGGACTTCTTCTGCCGCTTTGAGTATAAATCAGCTACAGGAAGCTTCGTGCCCGACCGCATCGCTGT GTTTTGCAAGTGTGAGATGCCGTACAATCCTGATGACCTTATGATCCAATGCGAGGAATGTTCTGATTG GTTTCACCCTGCTTGCATTGGAATGACTATCAAAGAAGCAAAGAAACTTGAGCATTTTTTCTGCCAGAGCTGTACAGCTGAAAATGGAAAGATGACTGAGAATTCTCATGAAGCTACAGCACAATCAGAAGAAAAG GTGGAGTCAAAACGACGGAGAAGGTGA